Genomic segment of Vibrio celticus:
TCGCTTGAGCTATGCAGTTTGAGCTGCCTTCAGGACACTTTAAACGAACGTGAAAGTGGGAATGATGTCCCCACCAAGGTCTTATTTTACCTAACCAAGCTCTATCATTAGTTTCAGGTTTTTCTTGTTCACAAAGGGTTTGCTTAATCACTGGATGAACAAAAATACGCACCACTTTTTCATCTTTCGCTGCATAACGAATAACTTGAAAATGATCATCGCTCCAATTCGATTCACGCAATTTGTAGTTGGTAAGATCCACAACGCTCACAGGTTTAGGCACAGCTAACTCGTTCTCTGACAACCTCTTACTGGTTAACCTTAACCATATATCGATATCTAACCCTGTTTGATGACTTGAATGACCCGAAGAAAAGCGCCCTCCTCTAGGAAGAGAAATATCACCGATCAATAAATTAGTATTGAGTTTCTCGCTGGTCGTGACACCTAACCTCTCAATAAACTTTATAGCTTCTGTATGGCCATAGTAGCGCTCTCTTTGAGGGCGAATGATCTGATACCCCAAACCATTAATAGGCAAAGCCTGCGCGCCGTCTAGACAGCCATTGGCATAGCTTCCAATTGATGAGGGTGAATTTTTAGTAGGGTGACTCTCTTTTTCCCACGAAGTTGCTGATAGAGAAAATGAACAAAAGAATACAACCAGTGCAAAAAAGAACCTCATAATAATCCCAAATTACTGACGCTTACTCATTATATTAGTCGCCATTTAGGATTAGGTGCATATCGTACTTAAGTTTTTGGTGGTAGCTAGTGAATTATACCAATTAAAGTAAAAATGTGATCTAATTAAGATTGATGAATTATTGTGAAATTTAGCCATGGATAGCCTTAATAACACTGACTTCAAAAAGCTTGCGAGCCAGCAAAAAACCATTCAGATGAAGATGCGTTTACTTGCGCTCGCACACTTTAAAGACGGCCTCTCTCGTACACAAATTGCAAAATCTCTCAAAGTCAGTCGAATCAGTGTCAATAAATGGGTTCGGATTTTTTTTGAAGAAGGCCTAGAAGGACTTCAAGAAAAACCTCGGACTGGTAGGCCTGCATACCTCACCGATGAGCAGCGGGCTCAACTCAGTGCCTTCATAAAAAAAGAAGCTGAATCACCTTCTGGTGGCCGCCTTGTTGGAAGCGATATTCATGACTACATCGTTAAACACTTTGACAAGCACTACCACCCTAATTCCATCTATTATCTCCTCGACCACATGGGTTTTTCTTGGATAACTTCTCGTTCCAAACACCCTAAACAATCACAGCAAATACAAGACGATTTTAAAAAAATTCCAAATCGAAACGATCCTTAAGATCCCCGGGCATATTGGGCTAGAGAGTGTTGATGTCTGGTTTCAAGACGAAGCTAGGTTTGGTCAGCAGAACACAACAACACGTCTTTGGGCTACTCGTGGAACGAGACCTCGCGTAGTAAAACAGCAGCAATTTGAATACGCTTATTTGTTTGGCTCAGTGTGCCCATCGAGAGGGATTGGTGAGGCAATGGTCGTCCCTTGGGTTAACAAAGACATCATGATAAACCATCTAGAGCAGATATCTAAAGTCACAGAAAAAGACCGTCATTCAGTGGTAATAATGGATGGAGCAGGATGGCATACCGATGATATTGCTAACCCATTTGATAATGTCAGTATTATCAAATTGCCGCCATACTCACCAGAGCTTAACCCTATAGAGCAAGTGTGGAGTTGGTTAAGGCAACACTATCTAGCAAACCAAAACTTCATTGATTATAACGATATTGTTTCGAAGGTCTGTAGCGCCTGGAATGGATTTCTTGAGTGCAAAGATCGCGTCACAAAAATGTGTACAAGAGATTGGATTGACCTGATCAGTTATACCAATTCCATTAAATTCATGATCTAATATAGACTCTGAAAGGAGCCTATATGAACTCAGATTTATCAAAACTTATCGGCGCAACCTCCAACGCGAGGTTGAGGCTAAGATTACTCGCTGTCTCTCACTTTATCGATGGTAAAAATCGAACTGAAATCGCGTCATTTCTTAAAGTCAGTCGTCTCAGTGTGAATAAATGGATCAAGGCCTATCTTGATTTTGGTGTTGAAGGGTTAGTAGAAAAACCTCATACAGGAAGACCTTCCAGACTCACTATTGAGCAAAAAAAACATCTTAAAGAATACGTCACTTCAAATGCAATAAAACCTGAGGGTGGGCGCTTACAAGGGAGTGACATCACACAATTCATCCTTGATGAATTTGATATATCTTACCAACCATCGGGTGTATACCGCTTGCTGCATGAACTTAATTTGAGTTGGATAACGACACGTTCAAAGCACCCAAAACAATCAGAAGAAGCTCAAGAATCTTTTAAAAAAATTCCCAATAGAAACGATCCTTAAGATCCCTGGGCATATTCACTTAAAAGAAGTGCTTGTTTGGTTTCAAGATGAAGCTAGATTTGGTCAACGCAATACCACAACCAAGATTTGGGCAGAAAAAGGAACTCGACCTAGAGCCGTTCAACAGCAACAATTTGAGTACGCTTATTTGTTTGGAGCCGTTTGTATCAATACAGGCGAAGCTGAAGCTATTGTTTCACCGTTAAGCAACATGGAAGCAATGACGAAGCATCTTGAATTAATCTCAACGGCGACCCCTAGAGGTAAACATTCCGTGGTTATACCAATTCCATTAAATTTGTGATCTAATATGGACTCTGAAAGGAGTCTATATGAACTCAGATTTATCAAAACTTATCAGCACAACCTCCAACGCTAGGTTAAGACTAAGATTACTCGCCGCATCTCACTTTATTGATGGTAAAAATCGAACTGAAATCGCTTCATTTCTTAAAGTCAGTCGTCTTAGTGTGAACAAATGGATAAAAGCCTATCTCGATTATGGCGTTGAGGGACTAACAGAAAACCTCATACGGGAAGGCCTTCCAGACTGACTACTGAGCAAAAGCACACCTTAAAGAATACGTCACTTCAAATGCGATAAAACCTGAAGGTGGGCGTTTACAAGGGAGTGATATCGCACAATTCATCTTTGATGAATTTGACGTTTCTTACCAACCATCCGGTATATACCGCTTGTTGCATGAACTTAACTTGAGCTGGATAACAACGCGTTCAAAGCACCCAAAACAATCAGAAGAAACCCAAGAGTCTTTTAAAAAAATTCCAAATAGAAACGATCCTTAAGATCCCTGGCCATATCCACTTACAAGAAGTACTTGTTTGGTTTCAAGACGAAGCTAGATTTGGTCAGCGCAATACCACAACCAAGATTTGGGCTGAAAAAGGAACTCGACCTAGAGCCGTTCAACAGCAGCAATTTGAGTACGCTTATTTGTTTGGAGCTATTTGTGTCAATACGGGCGAAGCTGAAGCGATTGTTTCACCGCTAAGCAACATGGAAGCCATGACGAAGCACCTTGAATTGATCTCAACGGCGACACCTATTGGTAAACACTCAGTGATTATTATGGATCAAGCAAGCTGGCATCAAACACACTTAGCCAATCACTTTAAGAACATCACGATAATCCATATCCCGCCCTATTCACCAGAATTAAACCCAATAGAGCAAGTTTGGCAATGGCTTCGTCAGTACAGGTTAGCGAATCGGTGTTTTGAGAACTATAACGATATAGTGAACTCGGTGTGCGAAGCTTGGAACAGTTTTTGTGAAGATAAACGCAGAGTCCAATCTCTCTGCTTTAGAGACTGGACTAGATTGATAAGTTAATTAATGGAATTGGTATTAATTTTCCGGATTGGTATGATAAAGCGTAATGGGCTGTTTATACCAAACTACTTTCTGTAATTTATCAAACTCCAGGAAATCAAAAAGGCTCTAGTCTTTCGACTAGAGCCTTAAATATGGCAGGGGTGGAGAGATTCGAACTCCCAACACGCGGATTTGGAATCCGCTGCTCTGCCAATTGGAGCTACACCCCTATTTTCAGTTTTAAAGAGCTGAAACTCTGAATAAGTGGCGGAGTGGACGGGACTCGAACCCGCGACCCCCGGCGTGACAGGCCGGTATTCTAACCAACTGAACTACCACTCCGCAGTGGTCAACTCACTAAGTGAGCGTCCATATCCCCAGGTCGGTCAACCTAAAGATTTAATTTAAAGCCTGGCGATGTCCTACTCTCACATGGGGAAGCCCCACACTACAATCGGCGCTATTGTGTTTCACTTCTGAGTTCGGCATGGAATCAGGTGGGTCCACAATGCTATGGTCGCCAAGCAAATTTTGCTTTTACTTTCAGTTTTTTAAAAACTGAAGGCAAAATAATCTGGAAAA
This window contains:
- the mepA gene encoding penicillin-insensitive murein endopeptidase, which encodes MRFFFALVVFFCSFSLSATSWEKESHPTKNSPSSIGSYANGCLDGAQALPINGLGYQIIRPQRERYYGHTEAIKFIERLGVTTSEKLNTNLLIGDISLPRGGRFSSGHSSHQTGLDIDIWLRLTSKRLSENELAVPKPVSVVDLTNYKLRESNWSDDHFQVIRYAAKDEKVVRIFVHPVIKQTLCEQEKPETNDRAWLGKIRPWWGHHSHFHVRLKCPEGSSNCIAQASPPKGDGCGDELASWAPQTVPVPPPKKVAKTKKKKKVKVMPSQCFSLISEK
- a CDS encoding IS630 family transposase (programmed frameshift), which encodes MDSLNNTDFKKLASQQKTIQMKMRLLALAHFKDGLSRTQIAKSLKVSRISVNKWVRIFFEEGLEGLQEKPRTGRPAYLTDEQRAQLSAFIKKEAESPSGGRLVGSDIHDYIVKHFDKHYHPNSIYYLLDHMGFSWITSRSKHPKQSQQIQDDFKKFQIETILKIPGHIGLESVDVWFQDEARFGQQNTTTRLWATRGTRPRVVKQQQFEYAYLFGSVCPSRGIGEAMVVPWVNKDIMINHLEQISKVTEKDRHSVVIMDGAGWHTDDIANPFDNVSIIKLPPYSPELNPIEQVWSWLRQHYLANQNFIDYNDIVSKVCSAWNGFLECKDRVTKMCTRDWIDLISYTNSIKFMI
- a CDS encoding IS630 family transposase; the encoded protein is MNSDLSKLIGATSNARLRLRLLAVSHFIDGKNRTEIASFLKVSRLSVNKWIKAYLDFGVEGLVEKPHTGRPSRLTIEQKKHLKEYVTSNAIKPEGGRLQGSDITQFILDEFDISYQPSGVYRLLHELNLSWITTRSKHPKQSEEAQESFKKIPNRNDP
- a CDS encoding transposase; translated protein: MLVWFQDEARFGQRNTTTKIWAEKGTRPRAVQQQQFEYAYLFGAVCINTGEAEAIVSPLSNMEAMTKHLELISTATPRGKHSVVIPIPLNL